In Palleronia sp. LCG004, a single window of DNA contains:
- a CDS encoding tyrosine-type recombinase/integrase has translation MAALGGKLTKRLVENHGPGRHGDGAGLYLVVDPSGARRWIVRVTIKGQKNRAGAPLRTDFGLGGADVVTLNQARERALEYRRMAKRGLNPRFNAQMDVPTFEELARQVHIDRLPTWKNPKHGDQWLNTLRDYAFPKIGRMPVDSIGQPEILMCLSPIWTTKHETAKRLAQRLKAVLDVARSKGLRSGENPVTAVKEAHVLPKVRVRAQHHDAMPYADVPAFYAELGARTATAARALQFTILTACRTSEVLGMTWDEVDLEARLWTIPGARMKGGVQHRVPLTDEMLAILREMRATASDYVFEGQKRHKPLSNMSMLMLMRRMGRDAFTVHGFRSSFRDWASEVANAPREVAEAALAHQVGTDVERAYARSDLLERRRVTMDAWSRLFSKNNNREV, from the coding sequence ATGGCGGCGCTGGGCGGAAAGCTGACGAAACGGCTGGTGGAGAATCACGGGCCAGGACGGCACGGCGATGGCGCGGGCCTCTATCTGGTAGTGGACCCCTCCGGCGCGCGGCGCTGGATCGTGCGTGTCACCATCAAAGGGCAGAAGAATCGCGCGGGCGCACCGCTCCGAACAGACTTTGGCTTGGGCGGCGCTGATGTCGTCACCCTGAACCAAGCCCGCGAGCGGGCGCTCGAATATCGTCGCATGGCAAAGCGGGGCCTCAATCCCCGTTTCAACGCTCAGATGGACGTTCCCACGTTCGAGGAACTGGCGCGTCAGGTCCATATTGACCGCCTTCCCACGTGGAAGAACCCCAAGCACGGCGATCAATGGCTGAATACCCTTCGGGATTATGCATTCCCCAAGATCGGGCGGATGCCGGTGGACAGTATCGGGCAACCCGAAATCCTGATGTGCCTGTCCCCCATCTGGACCACGAAGCATGAAACGGCCAAGCGGCTGGCCCAGCGCCTCAAGGCGGTTCTGGACGTGGCGCGGTCCAAGGGCCTCCGGTCGGGGGAGAACCCCGTCACGGCAGTCAAGGAAGCCCACGTGCTGCCAAAAGTAAGGGTCCGGGCGCAGCACCATGATGCGATGCCCTACGCGGACGTTCCCGCGTTCTACGCCGAACTAGGCGCGCGCACGGCCACGGCGGCGCGGGCGCTTCAATTCACCATCCTGACCGCCTGTCGCACGTCCGAGGTTCTAGGCATGACGTGGGACGAGGTGGATCTTGAAGCGCGTCTCTGGACCATACCGGGCGCGCGAATGAAGGGCGGCGTTCAGCACCGCGTTCCCCTAACGGACGAGATGCTAGCAATCTTGCGCGAGATGCGGGCCACGGCGTCGGATTACGTGTTTGAGGGCCAGAAGCGGCACAAGCCCCTGTCGAACATGTCCATGCTAATGCTGATGCGCCGCATGGGACGCGATGCCTTCACCGTCCACGGCTTCCGTAGCAGCTTTCGGGATTGGGCGTCCGAGGTGGCGAACGCGCCGCGCGAGGTCGCGGAAGCAGCGCTAGCGCATCAGGTTGGAACAGATGTGGAGCGTGCTTATGCGCGGTCGGACCTACTGGAGCGTAGACGGGTCACTATGGATGCTTGGTCGAGGCTGTTCTCGAAAAACAACAATAGGGAGGTGTGA
- a CDS encoding D-alanyl-D-alanine carboxypeptidase family protein, with amino-acid sequence MTIMRLALAILAVATAGSAQAQFDTSASSAYVYDVGTETVLMEKQSDVPLPPASMSKLMTLYMLFDALRDGRVSMDTRFGVSSRATSLGGSSMYLTEADRPTVEELIQGIIVQSGNDACVVVAEGLAGSEEAFATMMTQRGQEIGMTQSTFANASGWPDPRHRMSMHDLGVLATHLITEFPEYYGYFSQESFAFDGRVPANHNNRNPLLGLGIGADGLKTGHTQEAGYGLVGSAAQGDRRIVFVISGLSSTNERAEEAERIVNWAFRQFVERQIVSQGQAVATADVWLGQTNEVGLVTRDGAKMLVPALSQDSIVAEAHFTGPIEAPIEDGQELGSLVIRVDGLPDSEIPLLADRAVAAAGFVPRLKTAAGVLLDQAIGAAGAARAE; translated from the coding sequence ATGACGATCATGAGACTGGCTCTGGCGATCCTGGCCGTGGCGACGGCCGGATCGGCGCAGGCGCAATTCGATACGAGCGCCAGCTCGGCCTACGTCTATGACGTCGGAACCGAAACGGTGCTGATGGAAAAGCAGTCCGACGTGCCGCTTCCGCCCGCCTCCATGTCGAAGCTCATGACGCTCTACATGCTGTTCGACGCGCTGCGCGACGGACGCGTCAGCATGGATACGCGGTTCGGCGTAAGCTCGCGCGCGACCTCCCTCGGCGGATCGTCCATGTATCTGACCGAGGCCGACCGTCCGACGGTCGAGGAACTGATCCAGGGGATCATCGTGCAATCGGGCAACGATGCCTGCGTGGTGGTGGCCGAGGGCCTTGCCGGAAGCGAGGAGGCCTTCGCGACGATGATGACGCAGCGCGGCCAGGAGATCGGCATGACGCAGTCGACCTTCGCCAACGCCTCCGGCTGGCCGGATCCCCGGCATCGCATGTCGATGCACGATCTGGGCGTGCTGGCCACGCATCTGATCACCGAGTTTCCCGAATATTACGGCTATTTCTCGCAAGAGAGTTTCGCCTTCGACGGACGGGTTCCGGCCAATCACAACAACCGAAATCCGCTTCTGGGGCTCGGCATCGGGGCCGACGGGCTCAAGACCGGGCACACGCAGGAGGCGGGATACGGTCTCGTCGGGTCGGCGGCCCAGGGGGATCGTCGGATCGTCTTCGTCATCAGCGGACTTTCCTCGACCAACGAACGCGCCGAGGAAGCCGAGCGCATCGTGAACTGGGCCTTCCGCCAGTTCGTCGAGCGCCAGATCGTCTCGCAGGGGCAGGCCGTCGCGACGGCGGATGTCTGGCTCGGGCAGACGAACGAGGTGGGATTGGTGACGCGCGACGGCGCGAAGATGCTGGTCCCCGCCCTCTCGCAGGACAGCATCGTCGCAGAGGCGCATTTCACGGGTCCGATCGAGGCTCCGATCGAGGATGGTCAGGAACTCGGGTCGCTCGTCATCCGGGTGGATGGCCTGCCCGATTCCGAGATCCCGCTCCTGGCCGATCGCGCCGTCGCGGCGGCGGGCTTCGTGCCGCGGCTCAAGACCGCGGCGGGTGTCCTGCTCGACCAGGCGATCGGAGCCGCCGGCGCCGCCCGCGCGGAGTGA
- the tmk gene encoding dTMP kinase: MPDGLFLSFEGIDGSGKSTQARRLAEHLRGHGREIILTREPGGSPGAEEIRRLLLEGTVDRWSAETELLLFTAARRDHLERTIRPALDRGAVVICDRFADSTRMYQGLSRGDLRAHVDALHEAMIGTEPDRTFLIDMDPERGLARALGRAGPEERFESFGTELQAKMRAGFLALAREFPERIAVIDGDASEDEVAARILASLP; this comes from the coding sequence ATGCCTGACGGCCTTTTCCTGAGTTTCGAGGGTATCGACGGATCCGGCAAGTCCACGCAGGCGCGCCGTCTGGCCGAACACCTGCGCGGACATGGTCGCGAGATCATCCTCACCCGCGAGCCCGGCGGATCGCCCGGTGCCGAGGAGATCCGCCGCCTGCTGCTCGAAGGAACGGTTGATCGCTGGTCGGCCGAGACCGAGCTCCTGCTCTTCACGGCGGCACGACGCGATCATCTGGAACGCACGATCCGGCCCGCGCTCGATCGCGGGGCCGTCGTGATCTGCGATCGCTTTGCCGACAGTACGCGGATGTACCAAGGCCTGTCGCGCGGGGATCTTCGCGCGCATGTCGATGCGCTCCACGAGGCGATGATCGGAACCGAGCCGGACCGCACCTTCCTGATCGACATGGATCCCGAAAGGGGCCTTGCCCGGGCGCTCGGGCGGGCAGGACCCGAGGAGCGGTTCGAGAGCTTCGGGACAGAGCTTCAGGCGAAGATGCGCGCGGGCTTCCTCGCACTCGCCCGGGAATTTCCCGAGCGCATCGCCGTGATCGACGGAGATGCTTCCGAGGACGAGGTCGCGGCCCGCATTCTCGCGTCGCTGCCATGA
- a CDS encoding DNA polymerase III subunit delta': MSEETQYEPDRVEGVAHPRLTRALYGQSEAEVAFLAAYNSDTLHHAWLLTGPRGVGKATLAWRMARFLLSQPAADGMFGAEPASSLDTPEDHPVVHRVAALGEPRLFLMRPGVNPSTGTPRRDITVDQSRKLRDFLHLSAADGGRRVVVIDSADQMNVPAANALLKLLEEPPALTTFLLVSHAPATLLPTIRSRCRTLACRPLAPDDLASALERAGLSTEVPALVLAELASGSVGEAARLLNEDGPATYARLVKLFESCPDMDRQALLSLTNGITVAAGQTRMDILVRLIELMLSRLARHGAGAPPQSEAARGEAQLLARLAPDVEAARRWAALHQAAIARLDQGRRVNLDPSALILDTGASINDTGRDILSR, encoded by the coding sequence ATGAGCGAGGAGACGCAATACGAACCGGATCGGGTCGAGGGTGTCGCGCATCCGCGCCTTACCCGGGCCCTCTATGGCCAGTCCGAGGCAGAGGTGGCGTTCCTCGCGGCCTACAATTCGGACACGCTGCATCATGCGTGGCTTCTCACTGGGCCGCGCGGGGTGGGCAAGGCCACGCTCGCCTGGCGCATGGCGCGGTTTCTGCTGTCGCAACCCGCGGCCGACGGCATGTTCGGGGCGGAGCCGGCTTCGAGCCTCGATACGCCCGAGGATCATCCGGTCGTCCATCGCGTCGCCGCCCTGGGCGAGCCGCGGCTCTTCCTCATGCGGCCGGGCGTCAATCCGTCGACCGGCACACCCAGACGCGACATCACGGTGGACCAGTCCCGGAAGCTCAGGGATTTCCTGCATCTCAGCGCGGCGGATGGCGGACGCCGGGTCGTCGTGATCGACAGTGCCGACCAGATGAACGTGCCGGCCGCGAACGCACTTCTCAAACTGCTGGAGGAGCCTCCGGCGCTCACGACCTTCCTGCTCGTCAGCCATGCGCCCGCGACGCTGCTTCCGACGATCCGCTCTCGGTGCCGGACGCTAGCCTGCCGGCCCCTCGCGCCCGACGATCTGGCCTCGGCCCTCGAACGGGCGGGCCTCTCGACCGAGGTTCCGGCGCTCGTCCTTGCCGAACTCGCCTCGGGGTCGGTGGGGGAGGCCGCCCGGCTTCTGAACGAGGATGGCCCCGCGACCTATGCGCGTCTCGTGAAGCTGTTCGAGAGCTGCCCGGACATGGACCGTCAGGCGCTCCTTTCGTTGACGAACGGGATCACGGTCGCGGCGGGACAGACGCGGATGGATATCCTCGTCCGGCTGATCGAACTCATGCTCTCGCGGCTCGCCCGCCATGGCGCAGGTGCCCCGCCCCAATCCGAGGCCGCGCGCGGCGAGGCGCAACTCCTCGCGCGGCTCGCCCCCGACGTGGAGGCGGCGCGCCGCTGGGCGGCGCTTCATCAGGCCGCGATCGCCCGGCTCGATCAGGGGCGGCGGGTCAACCTTGACCCCTCCGCCCTCATCCTCGATACGGGGGCGAGCATCAACGACACGGGCCGCGACATCCTCTCGCGTTAG
- a CDS encoding TatD family hydrolase → MTPRITDSHCHLDFPDFEGERAEIVARAAEMGVARMVTICTKLRQAPEVRAIAEAHAPVFWAAGTHPMSAASEPMARVEELEALAEHPKMVGIGETGLDYHYTADSAEVQQESLRLHIEAARRTGLPLIIHARDADEDMARILTEEHRAGAYGCVMHCFSSSAALAEAALGLGFYLSMSGIAAFPKSGALREIFAAAPRDRILVETDSPYLAPPPHRGKRNEPGYTAHTARKGAEALGLDYAEFAALTESNFERLFAKAAAWKPE, encoded by the coding sequence ATGACACCCAGGATAACCGACAGCCATTGCCATCTGGACTTTCCGGATTTCGAGGGCGAACGCGCCGAGATCGTCGCCCGCGCGGCCGAGATGGGCGTGGCGCGGATGGTCACGATCTGCACCAAGCTGCGGCAGGCCCCCGAGGTTCGCGCCATAGCCGAGGCGCATGCGCCCGTCTTCTGGGCCGCCGGAACCCATCCGATGAGCGCGGCGTCCGAACCCATGGCGCGCGTGGAGGAACTCGAGGCGCTGGCCGAGCATCCGAAGATGGTCGGCATCGGCGAGACCGGGCTCGACTACCATTACACCGCCGACAGCGCCGAGGTTCAGCAGGAAAGCCTGCGCCTCCATATCGAGGCGGCGCGGCGCACAGGTCTGCCGCTCATCATCCATGCGCGCGACGCGGACGAGGACATGGCCCGGATCCTGACGGAAGAACACCGCGCCGGGGCCTATGGCTGCGTCATGCACTGCTTTTCCTCAAGCGCGGCCTTGGCCGAGGCGGCGCTCGGGCTCGGCTTCTATCTCTCGATGTCGGGCATCGCGGCCTTCCCGAAGAGTGGCGCGCTGCGCGAGATCTTCGCCGCCGCGCCGCGCGACCGGATCCTCGTGGAGACCGACAGCCCCTATCTCGCCCCCCCGCCCCATCGCGGGAAGCGGAACGAGCCGGGCTATACCGCGCATACCGCCCGCAAGGGGGCCGAGGCGCTCGGGCTCGACTATGCGGAATTCGCCGCCTTGACCGAGTCGAATTTCGAGCGCCTGTTCGCCAAGGCCGCCGCCTGGAAACCCGAATGA
- a CDS encoding MBL fold metallo-hydrolase, with product MSDLRFTILGCGSSGGVPRLGGIWGECDPDNRKNHRRRCSILVERTGAGGTTRVLIDASPDLRAQLLDAGVGELDGVVFTHPHADHCHGIDDLRMVVFNTRRKLPVWADGPTSDSLTARFGYAFRTPPGSSYPPILDLNLIDGPVEVTGAGGTVTLTPFPVTHGAITALGFRVGDVAYLPDVSEIGADGWAALGDLDIWIVDALRRSPHPSHSHLDNTLGWIARAAPRRAVLTNMHVDLDFETVRAETPPNVEPAFDGMILSPGE from the coding sequence ATGAGCGATCTGCGCTTCACCATCCTCGGCTGCGGCTCGTCGGGTGGCGTGCCACGGCTCGGCGGGATCTGGGGCGAATGCGACCCCGACAATCGCAAGAACCATCGTCGCCGCTGCTCGATCCTGGTCGAGCGGACGGGGGCGGGGGGCACCACGCGGGTCCTGATCGATGCCTCGCCGGATCTGCGCGCGCAACTGCTCGACGCGGGCGTGGGAGAGCTCGACGGGGTGGTCTTCACGCACCCCCATGCCGATCACTGTCACGGGATCGACGACCTGCGCATGGTCGTCTTCAACACCCGTCGCAAACTGCCCGTCTGGGCGGACGGCCCCACGAGCGACAGCCTCACCGCGCGCTTCGGATACGCGTTCCGGACACCGCCCGGGTCGAGCTATCCGCCGATCCTAGATCTCAATCTCATCGACGGGCCCGTCGAGGTCACCGGGGCCGGCGGTACGGTCACGCTCACGCCGTTTCCCGTGACCCATGGCGCGATCACTGCGCTGGGCTTTCGCGTCGGTGACGTGGCCTATCTTCCCGACGTCTCGGAAATCGGGGCGGATGGCTGGGCCGCGCTCGGCGATCTCGACATCTGGATCGTGGATGCGCTGCGTCGCTCGCCGCATCCCAGCCATTCGCATCTCGACAACACGCTCGGCTGGATTGCACGCGCCGCCCCCCGGCGAGCCGTTCTGACCAACATGCATGTCGATCTCGATTTCGAGACGGTCCGCGCCGAGACCCCCCCGAATGTGGAGCCCGCCTTCGACGGCATGATCCTGAGCCCCGGGGAATGA
- a CDS encoding AEC family transporter has product MSALVDVVLPVFILITAGYVATWRGLFADSAVDGLMAFTQGFAIPCLLFQAIATIDLGDEFSLDILVPFYVGAVAGFATGIVGARAFGRNWEDSVAIGFCGLFSNSVLLGLPIAERAFGSDSLRFNYAIIAVHAPFCYLLGVTVMELVRARGQSLAGLPAKVTRAMFNNSLVIGIALGFVVNLTGLTIPRILDDALQMMIRAALPAALFGLGGILFRYKPEGDLKLIGLVCFCSLVLHPGVTYLIGSAIGLGTVPLRAAVITAAMAPGVNTYIFANIYGAAQRTAASGVLVGTVVSIVSVWAWLVILP; this is encoded by the coding sequence ATGAGCGCGCTCGTCGACGTCGTCCTGCCCGTCTTCATCCTGATCACGGCGGGCTACGTGGCGACATGGCGCGGGCTTTTCGCCGACAGCGCGGTCGACGGGCTCATGGCCTTCACGCAAGGCTTCGCCATTCCCTGCCTGCTTTTCCAGGCGATCGCGACGATCGACCTCGGCGACGAGTTCAGCCTGGATATCCTCGTCCCCTTCTATGTCGGCGCGGTCGCGGGTTTCGCGACCGGGATCGTCGGGGCGCGTGCCTTCGGCCGCAACTGGGAGGATTCGGTCGCGATCGGCTTCTGCGGCCTGTTCTCGAACTCCGTCCTGCTCGGGCTGCCAATCGCCGAGCGCGCCTTCGGAAGCGACAGCCTGCGGTTCAACTATGCGATCATCGCCGTGCATGCGCCCTTCTGCTATCTGCTGGGCGTCACGGTGATGGAGCTCGTCCGGGCGCGTGGGCAATCGCTGGCGGGGCTTCCGGCGAAGGTCACGCGTGCGATGTTCAACAACTCGCTCGTCATCGGGATTGCACTCGGCTTCGTCGTCAACCTCACCGGCCTGACGATCCCGCGGATTCTCGACGATGCGTTGCAGATGATGATCCGGGCCGCGCTGCCCGCAGCGCTCTTCGGGCTGGGCGGCATTCTCTTCCGCTACAAGCCCGAGGGCGATCTGAAGCTCATCGGGCTCGTATGCTTCTGCTCTCTCGTGCTGCATCCGGGGGTGACATACCTGATCGGCTCGGCGATCGGCCTCGGCACCGTGCCGCTGCGCGCGGCGGTGATCACCGCCGCCATGGCCCCCGGCGTCAACACGTACATCTTCGCGAATATCTACGGCGCGGCACAGCGCACCGCCGCGTCGGGCGTGCTGGTCGGGACGGTCGTCTCGATCGTCAGCGTCTGGGCGTGGCTCGTGATCCTGCCCTAG
- a CDS encoding ABC transporter permease, translated as MTRSSATGPDAFTGATPDNALRDADRAEMVAADGTPLKRSLNRALRAQKLRALALIAPLLIFVLVTFVAPIVDMLFRSVENDIVSENLPRTVQALQDWDGTGTPDEEAFRALGADFVVASERRNHTRVGSRLNYETTGISSLFRQTGRDVDEIGEIYTDQFVELNEAWEDPATWMTLMASEDWLDEREDWLAAEAEAEAAQEAAETRDERRALRFEDPEPAFELSDLATDALPRTAAIYDDFARVIQVEDEDSPAEEEPWNIVYQALYEDLSAGRGEGYEGEAASLLSAAREAVPGFETMSVRDFFLEEIDEDWADPEIWGTIKAFSDPYTAGYFLTAVDLRLTPDGIERQPEGQQIYILLFERTLFMSLMIMGSCVLLGYPIAFLLSNLPMRTSNLLLILVLLPFWTSLLVRTSAWKVLLQQQGVINDILVWLGVISNAGRLALINNQTGTIIAMTHILLPFMILPLYSVMKTIPPHYVRAAKSLGATNWTAFWRVYFPQSVPGIGAGCILVFILSIGYYITPELVGGTTGTFISNRIAYHISTSLNWGLAAALGTILLVVVLVLYYLYDRLVGIDNVSLG; from the coding sequence ATGACGCGGTCGAGCGCCACGGGGCCCGACGCCTTTACCGGCGCGACCCCCGACAACGCGTTGCGGGACGCCGACCGCGCCGAGATGGTCGCCGCCGACGGCACGCCGCTGAAGCGATCGCTCAACCGCGCATTGCGCGCTCAGAAATTGCGGGCGCTGGCACTGATCGCGCCGCTGCTCATCTTCGTCCTGGTGACCTTCGTGGCACCGATCGTCGACATGCTGTTCCGCTCGGTCGAGAACGACATCGTGAGCGAGAACCTGCCCCGTACCGTGCAGGCCCTCCAGGATTGGGACGGTACCGGCACCCCCGACGAGGAGGCGTTCCGCGCGCTCGGGGCCGATTTCGTCGTGGCGAGCGAACGGCGCAACCACACACGCGTCGGCAGCCGTCTCAACTACGAGACGACGGGCATCTCCTCGCTGTTCCGGCAGACGGGCCGCGATGTCGACGAGATCGGAGAGATCTACACCGACCAGTTCGTCGAGCTGAACGAGGCGTGGGAAGACCCCGCGACCTGGATGACGCTGATGGCGTCCGAGGACTGGCTCGACGAACGTGAGGACTGGCTCGCCGCCGAGGCCGAGGCCGAAGCCGCGCAGGAGGCCGCCGAGACCCGCGACGAGCGGCGCGCCCTGCGGTTCGAGGATCCCGAGCCGGCCTTCGAGCTCAGCGACCTTGCGACCGATGCCCTGCCGCGCACCGCCGCGATCTACGACGATTTCGCACGTGTCATCCAGGTCGAGGACGAGGACAGCCCGGCCGAGGAGGAACCCTGGAACATCGTGTACCAGGCTCTCTACGAGGATCTTTCGGCCGGTCGGGGCGAGGGATACGAGGGCGAGGCTGCATCCCTGCTCTCGGCCGCGCGCGAAGCCGTGCCGGGATTCGAGACGATGTCCGTGCGCGATTTCTTCCTGGAGGAGATCGACGAGGATTGGGCGGATCCGGAAATCTGGGGAACGATCAAGGCGTTCTCCGATCCCTATACGGCAGGTTACTTCCTGACCGCGGTCGATCTGCGACTGACGCCCGACGGGATCGAACGTCAGCCGGAAGGCCAGCAGATCTACATCCTGCTCTTCGAGCGGACGCTCTTCATGTCGCTCATGATCATGGGAAGCTGCGTGCTGCTCGGCTATCCGATCGCGTTTCTTCTCTCGAACCTGCCGATGCGGACGTCGAACCTTCTCCTGATCCTCGTGCTGCTGCCGTTCTGGACCTCGCTTCTGGTGCGCACGAGCGCGTGGAAGGTGCTGTTGCAACAGCAAGGCGTCATCAACGACATTCTCGTCTGGCTCGGCGTGATCTCGAATGCGGGGCGGCTCGCGCTCATCAACAATCAGACGGGCACGATCATCGCGATGACGCATATCCTGCTGCCCTTCATGATCCTGCCGCTCTACTCCGTGATGAAGACGATCCCGCCGCATTACGTACGCGCCGCGAAATCGCTCGGCGCGACGAACTGGACGGCATTCTGGCGGGTCTACTTCCCGCAATCGGTGCCGGGGATCGGCGCGGGCTGCATCCTCGTGTTCATCCTGTCGATCGGCTACTACATCACGCCCGAACTCGTCGGTGGAACGACCGGCACGTTCATCTCGAACCGGATCGCGTATCATATCTCGACATCGTTGAACTGGGGGCTGGCCGCCGCGCTCGGAACGATCCTGCTGGTCGTGGTGCTGGTGCTCTACTACCTCTACGACCGGCTCGTCGGGATCGACAACGTGAGCCTCGGATAA
- a CDS encoding DUF1330 domain-containing protein: MPKGYIVGHIKVTDPDGYPEYVRRDTPVLEKHGARFIVRGGQSETPEGEEMGRHVVIEFDSYEAAKAAYNDPEYQEVADIRRRCAESTIILVEGT; this comes from the coding sequence ATGCCCAAGGGTTATATCGTCGGTCATATCAAGGTGACGGATCCGGACGGCTATCCCGAATATGTCCGTCGCGACACCCCCGTGCTCGAGAAGCACGGCGCGCGCTTCATCGTGCGGGGCGGCCAGTCCGAGACGCCCGAGGGCGAGGAGATGGGCCGTCACGTCGTGATCGAATTCGACAGCTACGAGGCCGCCAAGGCTGCCTACAACGACCCCGAATACCAGGAAGTCGCCGATATCCGCCGGCGCTGCGCCGAAAGCACCATCATTCTCGTCGAGGGGACCTGA
- a CDS encoding extracellular solute-binding protein, with product MKLKTIMMSSAAFAVAATGALAQSETPDSPVAGEPMSNEMTIVSWGGAYQESQLKAYVEPYLEMHPDVTVTWDESSAEAVAGMRAQAEANNITWDLVDVTAADAMRLCDEGLAMEVDMDDLAAPAPDGTSASEDFGDEMLVSDCFIPQIAYSYTFGYRNDVEAWNGQEPTEICDVFDLETFPGQRSLERRPHNNMEWALICDGVAMDEVYDVLETDEGQQRAFDKLDTIKDDTVWWTAGADTPQLLADGEVVFGSTYNGRLFSLIAEQDQPVSMMWDAQSYDLDGWIIPEGLAEEDLNRVKDFLWFATDTQRLADQAKYISYGPARSSSAPLVGQHAELGIDMAPHMPTNPDNASNAFVQNYEWWADYRDDLDAKFQAWLAQ from the coding sequence GTGAAACTGAAAACGATCATGATGAGTTCGGCAGCGTTCGCCGTTGCCGCCACAGGTGCTCTGGCACAGTCCGAGACCCCCGACAGCCCCGTCGCAGGCGAGCCGATGTCCAACGAGATGACGATCGTCTCCTGGGGCGGTGCCTATCAGGAGAGCCAACTCAAGGCCTATGTCGAGCCCTATCTCGAGATGCATCCCGATGTGACCGTCACCTGGGACGAAAGCTCCGCCGAGGCGGTGGCCGGCATGCGCGCACAGGCCGAAGCCAACAACATCACCTGGGATCTCGTCGACGTGACCGCCGCCGACGCGATGCGCCTCTGCGACGAGGGCCTCGCGATGGAGGTCGACATGGACGATCTCGCGGCCCCCGCGCCGGACGGCACGTCCGCCAGCGAGGATTTCGGCGACGAGATGCTTGTCAGCGACTGCTTCATCCCGCAGATCGCCTATTCCTACACGTTCGGCTATCGCAACGACGTCGAGGCCTGGAACGGCCAGGAACCGACGGAGATCTGCGATGTCTTCGACCTCGAGACCTTCCCCGGCCAGCGCAGCCTCGAGCGGCGTCCTCACAATAACATGGAATGGGCCCTGATCTGCGACGGCGTCGCGATGGACGAGGTCTACGACGTGCTCGAGACCGATGAAGGCCAGCAGCGCGCCTTCGACAAGCTCGACACGATCAAGGACGACACCGTGTGGTGGACCGCCGGTGCCGATACGCCGCAGCTTCTGGCCGACGGCGAGGTGGTTTTCGGTTCGACCTACAACGGTCGCCTCTTCAGCCTCATCGCCGAGCAGGATCAGCCGGTCAGCATGATGTGGGATGCGCAATCCTACGATCTCGACGGCTGGATCATTCCCGAAGGCCTCGCCGAAGAGGACCTGAACCGCGTGAAGGACTTCCTGTGGTTCGCGACCGACACGCAGCGTCTCGCTGATCAGGCGAAGTACATCAGCTACGGTCCGGCCCGCTCCTCGTCGGCTCCGCTGGTCGGTCAGCATGCCGAGCTCGGCATCGACATGGCCCCGCACATGCCGACCAACCCTGACAACGCGTCGAACGCCTTCGTGCAGAACTACGAATGGTGGGCGGATTACCGCGACGATCTCGACGCCAAGTTCCAGGCCTGGCTCGCCCAGTAA